The Euphorbia lathyris chromosome 3, ddEupLath1.1, whole genome shotgun sequence genome contains a region encoding:
- the LOC136223439 gene encoding large ribosomal subunit protein eL38z/eL38y: MPKQIHEIKDFLLTARRKDARSVKIKRSKDVVKFKVRCSKYLYTLCVFDSEKADKLKQSLPPGLTVQDL, from the exons ATG CCGAAGCAAATTCATGAGATCAAGGATTTCCTTCTCACTGCAAGAAGGAAAGACGCACGCTCTGTGAAGATCAAGAGGAGCAAAGATGTTGTCAAATTCAAAGTCCGCTGCTCCAAGTACCTATACACCCTTTGCGTATTCGACTCTGAGAAGGCAGATAAATTGAAACAATCTCTCCCTCCAGGTTTAACTGTTCAAGATCTGTGA